A portion of the Achromobacter sp. MFA1 R4 genome contains these proteins:
- a CDS encoding amino acid ABC transporter permease: MDLKALLFSFFNAEVAWRYLPDILAGMWVTLQLGVAVAATGVALGLALAMTRALRIRPLNFLIICFADILRALPPLVVIMVLFFAFPYINLSMSAFVACWLSLSLVLAAFAEEIFWAGILSVPRGQAEAARSTGLNWLQSMVYVVMPQALRLTVAPLTNRVIAITKSTALGSVVGLSEVLNNAQSASSNAGNATPLTLAAVACLLIFLPVVVLGRWTETRFKWKH, encoded by the coding sequence ATGGATCTGAAAGCCCTGCTGTTCTCATTTTTCAACGCCGAGGTCGCCTGGCGCTATCTGCCCGACATCCTGGCCGGCATGTGGGTCACGCTGCAACTGGGCGTGGCCGTGGCCGCCACGGGCGTGGCGCTTGGCCTCGCGCTGGCCATGACGCGCGCGCTGCGCATCCGGCCGTTGAATTTCCTGATCATCTGCTTTGCCGACATCCTGCGCGCGCTGCCGCCGCTGGTGGTCATCATGGTGCTGTTCTTCGCGTTCCCGTACATCAACCTGTCGATGTCCGCCTTCGTGGCGTGCTGGCTGTCGCTGTCGCTGGTGCTGGCCGCGTTTGCCGAGGAGATCTTCTGGGCGGGCATCCTGTCGGTGCCGCGCGGCCAGGCCGAGGCGGCGCGCTCAACGGGGCTGAACTGGCTGCAGAGCATGGTCTATGTCGTGATGCCGCAGGCGTTGAGACTGACCGTCGCGCCGCTGACCAACCGCGTCATCGCCATCACCAAAAGCACGGCGCTGGGCTCGGTCGTGGGCTTGAGCGAAGTGCTCAACAATGCGCAGTCGGCCAGCAGCAACGCAGGCAACGCCACGCCGCTGACCTTGGCGGCCGTGGCCTGCCTGCTCATTTTCCTGCCGGTGGTGGTGCTGGGACGCTGGACCGAAACGCGGTTCAAGTGGAAGCACTGA
- a CDS encoding dihydrodipicolinate synthase family protein — protein sequence MAASIDAKGVFTICPTPFDDALRVDADSIRTLVDFLLETGVTGLAILGFLGELHKLSNAERRLVLETFVKHTDGRVPVWVGVRAHGIAGAIEQAREAQELGASAVFAAPLDNAGDALLFDYYKAVAEAVSIPVVIHDFPDSFGTEIRPEVVARLGREGGVHMIKMEEPPVGQKISRIRELVPDADMAIFGGLGGVYFLEELQRGAVGTMTGFAFPEILVAIYERYASGDHAGAAAIFDRYCPLIRYEFQPKIGLALRKYIYQRRGAIKSHALRAPGMRIDPVTAAELEATVARVGLSLAATGRQPVQG from the coding sequence ATGGCAGCCTCCATCGACGCCAAAGGCGTCTTCACCATTTGCCCCACGCCGTTCGACGACGCCCTGCGGGTCGATGCCGACAGCATCCGCACCCTGGTCGATTTTCTGCTTGAGACCGGCGTGACCGGCCTGGCCATCCTGGGCTTTCTGGGCGAGCTGCACAAGCTGTCCAACGCCGAGCGCCGGCTGGTCCTGGAGACCTTCGTCAAGCACACGGACGGACGCGTGCCGGTCTGGGTCGGCGTGCGCGCCCACGGCATCGCCGGCGCCATCGAACAGGCCCGCGAAGCGCAGGAGCTGGGCGCGTCCGCCGTGTTCGCGGCGCCCCTGGACAACGCCGGCGACGCGCTGCTGTTCGACTACTACAAGGCGGTTGCCGAGGCCGTGTCGATTCCGGTCGTGATCCACGATTTCCCGGATTCCTTCGGCACCGAAATCCGCCCCGAAGTGGTCGCCCGGCTAGGGCGCGAAGGCGGCGTGCACATGATCAAGATGGAAGAACCGCCGGTGGGCCAGAAGATCAGCCGCATCCGGGAGCTGGTGCCCGATGCGGACATGGCGATCTTCGGCGGCCTGGGCGGCGTGTACTTCCTGGAAGAACTGCAGCGCGGCGCGGTCGGCACCATGACCGGCTTTGCGTTCCCCGAAATCCTGGTGGCCATCTACGAACGCTACGCCAGCGGCGACCACGCCGGCGCCGCCGCGATCTTCGACCGCTACTGCCCGCTGATCCGCTACGAGTTCCAGCCCAAGATCGGCCTGGCGCTGCGCAAATACATCTACCAGCGCCGCGGCGCCATCAAGAGCCACGCGCTGCGCGCGCCCGGGATGCGCATCGACCCGGTGACCGCGGCCGAACTGGAAGCCACGGTCGCGCGCGTCGGGCTGTCGCTGGCCGCCACCGGCCGCCAACCCGTGCAGGGCTGA
- a CDS encoding aspartate/glutamate racemase family protein: protein MEQTLFVINPNSTQAVTDAFDAALEPLRMAGGPRIQCLTLAEGPAGVQTQLDVESVTLPLASLVRRLDAEHGAAAAGYVIACFSDPGLHAVREATPKPVLGISECGMLTALTLGQRVGVIAILRQSLPRHGRMFGAIGLAGRVAAELPLDLGVVELSDAARTRERLLQVGKRLRDEHQADVLVLGCAGMAAYRGWLQGELGLPVVEPTQAAAAMAIGRIRLNWHGA from the coding sequence ATGGAACAGACCCTTTTCGTGATCAATCCCAATTCCACCCAGGCCGTGACGGACGCGTTCGACGCCGCGCTCGAGCCGTTGCGCATGGCCGGCGGCCCCCGCATCCAATGCCTGACGCTGGCCGAAGGGCCGGCCGGGGTGCAGACCCAGCTCGACGTCGAAAGCGTGACCCTGCCGCTGGCCAGCCTGGTGCGCAGGCTGGACGCCGAGCATGGCGCCGCCGCCGCGGGCTACGTCATCGCCTGCTTCAGCGATCCGGGCCTGCACGCGGTGCGCGAAGCCACCCCCAAGCCGGTGCTGGGCATCAGCGAATGCGGGATGCTCACCGCCCTGACGCTGGGCCAGCGCGTGGGCGTGATCGCGATCCTGCGCCAGTCGCTGCCACGCCACGGACGGATGTTCGGCGCGATCGGCCTGGCCGGCCGCGTGGCGGCCGAGCTGCCCCTGGACCTGGGCGTGGTGGAGCTGTCCGACGCCGCCCGCACGCGCGAGCGCCTGCTGCAGGTCGGCAAGCGGCTGCGCGACGAGCACCAGGCCGATGTGCTGGTGCTGGGCTGCGCCGGCATGGCCGCCTACCGGGGCTGGCTGCAGGGCGAGCTGGGCCTGCCCGTGGTCGAGCCGACCCAGGCCGCCGCGGCGATGGCGATCGGCCGCATCCGGCTCAACTGGCACGGCGCCTGA
- a CDS encoding FAD-binding oxidoreductase, with translation MRNHELIERLSHLVGDGGLVLDAEGQAPYVRDWLGKWQGSTPVVVRPRNATEVSAVMRLCHQTRTPVVPQGGNTGMSGGATPDGSGAQVILSLNRMKRIREVDPVNNTLCADAGVLLADVQAAARDVGRFFPLSLGAEGTCTIGGNLATNAGGTAVLRYGNTRDLALGLEVVLPDGRVWNGLRGLRKDNTGYDLKSLFIGSEGTLGIITGAVLKLYPAPAGRVAAWVGADTPAQVVDLLSRLQAVCGDRLTAFEMMSARCLDLVVAHVSGAASPLAGRHAYHALLELSDTEPSGLSAALEKALGAALEAGVIQDCAFAMNDTQVQALWRLREGISQAQVRAGKAVKHDIALPISRLAAFVEEADLALVSEFPGLPIVNFGHIGDGNLHYNVLLPPDVTPAEYARLTAALNRRVHDLVAQRGGSISAEHGVGQLRRDELRRYKSPVEMDLMLMIKRALDPNQLMNPGKLL, from the coding sequence ATGCGCAACCATGAACTGATCGAGCGGCTGTCGCACCTGGTCGGCGACGGCGGACTGGTGCTGGATGCCGAAGGCCAGGCGCCCTACGTGCGCGACTGGCTGGGCAAATGGCAGGGCAGCACCCCCGTCGTGGTGCGGCCGCGCAATGCCACCGAAGTGTCGGCGGTCATGCGGCTGTGCCACCAGACGCGCACGCCGGTCGTGCCGCAGGGCGGCAACACGGGCATGAGCGGCGGCGCCACGCCGGACGGCAGCGGCGCGCAGGTGATCCTCAGCCTGAACCGCATGAAACGCATCCGCGAAGTCGATCCGGTCAACAACACGCTGTGCGCCGACGCCGGCGTACTGCTGGCCGACGTGCAGGCCGCGGCGCGCGACGTGGGCCGCTTTTTCCCCTTGAGCCTGGGCGCCGAGGGCACTTGCACCATCGGTGGCAACCTGGCCACCAATGCCGGCGGGACCGCGGTGCTGCGCTACGGCAACACGCGCGATCTGGCGCTGGGCCTGGAAGTGGTGCTGCCGGACGGCCGCGTCTGGAATGGCCTGCGCGGCCTGCGCAAGGACAACACCGGCTACGACCTGAAAAGCCTGTTCATCGGCTCGGAGGGCACGCTGGGCATCATCACGGGCGCGGTCCTCAAGCTGTATCCGGCGCCGGCGGGCCGCGTCGCGGCCTGGGTGGGCGCAGACACCCCCGCCCAGGTGGTGGACCTGCTCAGCCGCCTGCAGGCCGTCTGCGGCGACCGCCTGACGGCTTTCGAGATGATGTCCGCGCGCTGCCTCGATCTGGTGGTGGCGCACGTCAGCGGCGCGGCCAGCCCGCTCGCCGGCCGCCATGCCTATCATGCCTTGCTGGAACTGTCGGACACCGAGCCCTCGGGCCTGTCCGCGGCCCTGGAAAAAGCACTGGGCGCGGCGCTGGAAGCGGGGGTGATCCAGGACTGCGCCTTTGCCATGAACGACACGCAGGTGCAGGCCTTGTGGCGCCTGCGCGAGGGGATCTCGCAGGCGCAGGTGCGCGCGGGCAAGGCGGTCAAGCACGACATCGCGCTGCCCATCTCCCGCCTCGCGGCGTTCGTCGAAGAGGCGGACCTGGCGCTGGTCTCCGAATTCCCCGGCCTGCCCATCGTGAACTTCGGCCACATCGGCGACGGCAACCTGCACTACAACGTGCTGCTGCCGCCCGACGTGACGCCCGCGGAATACGCCCGCCTCACGGCGGCGCTGAACCGCCGCGTGCATGACCTGGTCGCGCAGCGCGGGGGCAGCATCAGCGCCGAGCATGGCGTCGGCCAACTGCGGCGCGATGAACTGCGGCGCTACAAGTCGCCCGTGGAAATGGACCTGATGCTGATGATCAAGCGGGCGCTGGACCCGAATCAACTGATGAATCCGGGCAAGCTGCTGTAG
- a CDS encoding transporter substrate-binding domain-containing protein, whose translation MTRFTRTLIIAGRCGLALCLAGASLAATAQPLTTGVDATFAPHAMPKLGGGLDGFNIELGQALAKQLGTTIKIEGTEYAALIPGLNAKKYDFVLAPTTATEERARALLFSEGYLNTDYTFVIGKNAKDISGLEDLKGKKLAVNKGSAYENWARDNAAKYGFSYDVYASNADAVQAVQAGRADANLAGNTVAAWAAKQNPAVRTSYTIKTGLVWALAFRLDDPAGRDRVSMALKCLKQDGTVSKLAQKWFGFTPAPGSAAVTVTPGQGVPNLPGYDAKPVALRCS comes from the coding sequence ATGACCCGATTTACCCGCACCCTGATCATTGCCGGCCGCTGCGGCCTTGCGCTGTGCCTGGCCGGCGCCAGCCTGGCCGCGACCGCCCAGCCCCTCACGACCGGCGTGGACGCGACGTTCGCGCCGCACGCCATGCCCAAGCTGGGCGGCGGCCTGGACGGCTTCAACATCGAGCTGGGCCAGGCGCTCGCCAAGCAGCTGGGCACCACCATCAAGATCGAAGGCACCGAGTACGCCGCGCTGATTCCGGGGCTGAACGCCAAGAAATACGACTTCGTGCTGGCGCCCACCACGGCCACCGAGGAACGCGCCCGGGCGCTGCTGTTCTCCGAGGGCTACCTGAACACCGACTACACCTTCGTGATCGGCAAGAACGCCAAGGACATCTCGGGCCTGGAGGATCTGAAGGGCAAAAAGCTGGCGGTCAACAAGGGGTCGGCCTACGAGAACTGGGCACGCGACAACGCGGCCAAGTACGGCTTTTCGTATGACGTGTACGCCTCCAACGCGGATGCGGTGCAGGCGGTGCAGGCCGGCCGCGCGGACGCCAACCTGGCGGGCAACACGGTGGCGGCCTGGGCCGCCAAGCAGAACCCGGCGGTGCGCACCAGCTACACCATCAAGACGGGCCTGGTCTGGGCGCTGGCGTTCCGGCTGGACGACCCGGCGGGCCGCGACCGGGTGTCGATGGCGCTCAAGTGCCTGAAGCAGGACGGCACGGTCTCCAAGCTGGCGCAGAAGTGGTTCGGCTTCACACCCGCCCCCGGTTCCGCGGCCGTCACGGTGACGCCCGGCCAGGGCGTGCCCAACCTGCCCGGTTACGACGCCAAGCCGGTCGCGCTGCGCTGCAGCTGA
- a CDS encoding LysR substrate-binding domain-containing protein has protein sequence MQLNLRQIEVFRAVMTTGSISGAAKLLFVSQPAVSRLLSHTEQRLGFALFERIKGRLYPTPESRQLFREVEAVYAGVRRVGELAAELSERRSGILHLVSSPSIGHMLVPLTIARFRESHPDVKITFQPLTQQPLTQMLLDNRAELGVVILPVQHPNLLTQPIGQARLVCICPYNHPLAHRSLLSINDLLPYPLISYGGDTPFGMLVEQMYQEAGQTRRLAVEVSSPQNACSLVQAGAGIAIVDEFSVKSRTQGDFVVRPIDQAKILTASLVQSRFEPLSQLAQAFVDVLRHTLREQGFELSAQAQANPAKGKP, from the coding sequence ATGCAACTGAATCTGCGGCAAATCGAAGTCTTCCGGGCGGTCATGACCACGGGTTCGATCAGCGGGGCGGCCAAGCTGCTCTTCGTCTCCCAGCCCGCGGTCAGCCGCCTCCTGTCCCACACCGAGCAGCGCCTGGGTTTTGCGCTGTTCGAGCGCATCAAGGGCCGGCTCTACCCCACGCCCGAGTCCCGCCAGCTGTTTCGCGAGGTCGAGGCCGTCTATGCCGGCGTGCGGCGCGTGGGCGAACTGGCCGCCGAACTCTCCGAGCGCCGCAGCGGCATCCTGCACCTGGTGTCCAGCCCCAGCATCGGCCACATGCTGGTTCCGCTGACGATCGCGCGCTTCCGGGAATCGCACCCCGACGTCAAGATCACCTTCCAGCCGCTGACCCAGCAGCCCCTGACGCAGATGCTGCTGGACAACCGCGCCGAACTGGGCGTGGTGATCCTGCCGGTCCAGCACCCCAACCTGCTGACCCAGCCCATCGGGCAGGCGCGGCTGGTGTGCATCTGCCCCTACAACCATCCGCTCGCCCATCGCTCGCTGCTGTCGATCAACGATCTGCTGCCCTACCCGCTGATTTCGTACGGCGGCGACACGCCGTTCGGCATGCTGGTCGAGCAGATGTACCAGGAGGCCGGACAGACCCGGCGGCTGGCGGTGGAAGTGAGTTCGCCGCAGAACGCGTGCTCGCTGGTGCAGGCCGGCGCGGGCATCGCCATCGTCGACGAATTCTCGGTCAAGAGCCGCACGCAGGGCGACTTCGTGGTGCGCCCCATCGACCAGGCCAAGATCCTCACCGCGAGCCTGGTGCAGTCGCGATTCGAGCCCTTGTCGCAGCTTGCGCAAGCCTTCGTGGACGTGCTGCGCCACACGCTGCGCGAGCAGGGTTTCGAGCTGTCCGCGCAGGCCCAGGCAAACCCTGCCAAGGGTAAACCTTGA
- a CDS encoding SDR family oxidoreductase has product MDLGIKGRRALVCASSKGLGYACALSLAREGVELVMAARTAATLDAAADAIRRETGATVVTVAADVTTEAGRQALLAACPEPDILVTNAGGPKPGDFREWSREDWIAALDANMLTPIALIRATVDGMIARRFGRIVNITSAAVKMPIDILGLSNGARAGLTGFVAGLARQTVRHGVTINNLLPGPFLTDRLRQTAERGARDSGKTVDDVLAARLAGIPAGRYGDPAEFGDACAFLCGARAGFMTGQNLVLDGGIYPGTL; this is encoded by the coding sequence ATGGATCTCGGAATCAAAGGCAGGCGCGCGCTGGTGTGCGCATCGAGCAAGGGCCTGGGCTACGCCTGCGCGCTGTCGCTGGCGCGCGAGGGCGTGGAGCTGGTGATGGCGGCGCGCACCGCGGCCACGCTTGACGCGGCGGCGGACGCGATCCGCCGCGAAACCGGCGCCACCGTCGTCACGGTGGCCGCCGACGTCACCACCGAGGCCGGCAGGCAGGCGCTGCTGGCGGCGTGCCCCGAGCCCGACATCCTGGTCACCAACGCCGGCGGACCCAAGCCCGGGGATTTCCGGGAATGGTCGCGCGAGGACTGGATCGCCGCGCTGGACGCCAACATGCTCACGCCGATCGCGCTGATCCGCGCCACGGTGGACGGCATGATCGCGCGCCGCTTCGGCCGCATCGTCAACATCACCTCCGCCGCCGTGAAGATGCCCATCGACATCCTGGGCCTGTCCAATGGCGCGCGCGCCGGGCTGACGGGTTTCGTCGCCGGACTGGCCCGCCAGACGGTGCGCCATGGCGTCACGATCAACAACCTGCTGCCGGGCCCGTTCCTGACCGACCGCCTGCGCCAGACGGCCGAACGCGGCGCGCGCGACAGCGGCAAGACGGTGGATGACGTCCTGGCCGCCCGCCTGGCCGGCATCCCGGCCGGACGCTATGGCGACCCCGCCGAATTCGGCGACGCCTGCGCCTTCCTGTGCGGCGCCCGGGCCGGCTTCATGACCGGGCAGAACCTCGTCCTGGACGGCGGCATCTATCCCGGCACGCTCTGA
- a CDS encoding N-carbamoyl-D-amino-acid hydrolase, which translates to MSKRPFGLAVAQMGPVQPQESRRQAVARLLAMMREAHARGARMVVFPELALTTFFPRYWMTEEEAMERYFEKEMPGPETRVLFDTARELGIGFYLGYAEIATDGRRFNTSILVDANARIVGRYRKIHLPGHSDHKPQAPFQHLEKKFFEVGNEGFNVWETMDTRIGMCLCNDRRWTETWRVLALQGADIVALGYNTPSLNIHWNEPVHLRMFHHLLSLQAAAYQNAVWVAAAGKAGVEDGSHLIAGSAIVAPTGEIVAQAQGEEDEVIFCQADLALGDTFKQHIFNFAAHRRPEHYGLILERVGAGPALGKTPLP; encoded by the coding sequence ATGAGCAAACGTCCCTTCGGCCTGGCGGTCGCGCAGATGGGCCCGGTGCAACCGCAGGAGTCGCGCCGCCAGGCGGTCGCCCGGCTCCTGGCCATGATGCGCGAGGCGCACGCACGCGGCGCGCGCATGGTGGTGTTTCCGGAGCTGGCGCTCACGACCTTTTTTCCGCGCTACTGGATGACGGAAGAAGAGGCGATGGAACGCTACTTCGAAAAGGAGATGCCCGGTCCCGAGACCCGCGTGCTGTTCGACACCGCGCGGGAACTGGGCATCGGCTTTTACCTGGGCTATGCCGAGATCGCCACGGACGGCCGGCGGTTCAACACCAGCATCCTGGTCGACGCCAACGCGCGCATCGTCGGACGCTACCGCAAGATCCACCTGCCGGGCCACAGCGACCACAAGCCCCAGGCACCGTTCCAGCACCTGGAAAAGAAGTTCTTCGAGGTCGGCAACGAAGGCTTCAACGTCTGGGAGACGATGGACACGCGCATCGGCATGTGCCTGTGCAACGACCGCCGCTGGACGGAGACCTGGCGCGTGCTCGCGCTGCAGGGCGCCGACATCGTGGCGCTGGGATACAACACGCCGTCATTGAATATCCACTGGAACGAACCGGTCCACTTGCGCATGTTCCACCACCTGCTCAGCTTGCAGGCGGCCGCGTACCAGAACGCGGTCTGGGTGGCCGCGGCAGGCAAGGCCGGCGTGGAAGACGGCAGCCACCTGATCGCCGGATCGGCCATTGTCGCGCCCACGGGCGAGATCGTGGCGCAGGCGCAGGGGGAGGAGGACGAGGTGATTTTCTGCCAGGCCGATCTGGCGCTGGGAGACACCTTCAAGCAGCACATCTTCAACTTCGCCGCCCACCGGCGTCCGGAACACTACGGCTTGATTCTCGAGCGCGTAGGCGCCGGCCCCGCCCTGGGCAAGACGCCTCTTCCCTAA
- the hydA gene encoding dihydropyrimidinase, translating into MTDTAAFDLTIRNGRISTATDTFYADIGVRDGVIAALGQGLAPGARDIDAAGRWVLPGGIDSHCHVEQLSGMGIMCADDFYSATVSAAFGGTTTIIPFAAQHRGNALPEVVADYARRAEEKAVIDYGFHLILSDPTEQALKHDLPELIKNGITSFKVFMTYDRLKLDDYQLLDVLEVADREGALVMVHAENNDMIRWVARRLAERGMTAPKYHAVAHTPLAESEATNRAVTLARLMDVPILIVHVAGLEAVQVVHSSQALGLPIHAESCPQYLFLTAEDIDAPGLEGAKFCCSPPPRDAASQAAVWQGLVDGTLQIYSSDHAPYRFDASGKLPKGDATTFKDVANGVPGLEVRMPLLFSEGVLGGRMSIERFVALTATNHARTYGLYPQKGTIAVGADADIAIWNPERQVTISAAMLHDNVGYTPYEGRTVRGWPEVVISRGRIAVEDGQLHVARGSGRFIKRGTPEPVLRQRLTGNPNALVRKYFSATSAE; encoded by the coding sequence ATGACCGATACCGCCGCTTTCGACCTGACGATCCGCAATGGCCGCATCAGCACGGCCACCGACACCTTTTACGCAGACATCGGCGTGCGCGACGGCGTGATCGCCGCGCTGGGCCAGGGCTTGGCGCCCGGCGCGCGGGACATCGACGCGGCGGGGCGATGGGTGCTGCCGGGCGGCATCGACAGCCATTGCCACGTCGAACAGCTCTCCGGCATGGGCATCATGTGCGCGGACGATTTCTACAGCGCCACGGTGTCGGCGGCGTTCGGCGGCACCACCACCATCATTCCGTTCGCGGCCCAGCACCGCGGCAACGCGCTGCCGGAGGTGGTGGCCGACTACGCCCGCCGCGCCGAGGAAAAGGCGGTCATCGACTACGGCTTTCACCTGATCCTGTCGGATCCCACGGAACAGGCGCTCAAGCACGACCTGCCCGAACTCATCAAGAACGGCATCACGTCCTTCAAGGTGTTCATGACCTACGACCGCCTGAAACTGGACGACTACCAGTTGCTGGACGTGCTGGAGGTTGCCGACCGCGAGGGCGCGCTGGTCATGGTGCATGCCGAGAACAACGACATGATCCGCTGGGTGGCGCGGCGCCTGGCCGAACGCGGCATGACGGCGCCCAAGTACCACGCCGTGGCCCACACGCCGCTTGCCGAAAGCGAGGCGACGAATCGCGCCGTGACGCTGGCCCGCCTGATGGACGTGCCGATCCTGATCGTGCACGTGGCCGGGCTGGAAGCGGTGCAGGTGGTGCACTCGTCGCAGGCGCTGGGCCTGCCCATCCACGCCGAAAGCTGCCCGCAGTATCTGTTCCTGACCGCCGAGGACATCGACGCGCCGGGCCTGGAAGGCGCCAAGTTCTGCTGCAGCCCGCCCCCGCGCGACGCCGCCTCGCAAGCGGCCGTCTGGCAAGGGCTGGTCGACGGCACCCTGCAGATCTATTCGTCCGACCACGCGCCTTACCGCTTCGACGCCAGCGGCAAGCTGCCCAAGGGCGACGCGACCACTTTCAAGGACGTGGCCAACGGCGTGCCGGGGCTGGAGGTCCGCATGCCCCTGCTCTTTTCCGAGGGCGTGCTGGGCGGCCGCATGTCGATCGAACGCTTCGTCGCCCTGACCGCCACGAATCACGCCCGCACCTACGGCCTGTACCCGCAGAAAGGAACCATCGCGGTGGGCGCGGACGCCGACATCGCCATCTGGAATCCGGAACGCCAGGTGACGATCTCCGCCGCCATGCTGCACGACAACGTCGGCTACACGCCCTACGAAGGCCGGACCGTGCGCGGCTGGCCGGAAGTGGTCATCAGCCGTGGCCGCATCGCCGTCGAGGACGGGCAATTGCACGTCGCGCGCGGCAGCGGCCGCTTCATCAAGCGCGGCACGCCCGAGCCCGTGCTGCGCCAGCGCCTGACCGGCAACCCGAACGCGCTGGTGCGCAAGTACTTTTCGGCCACCAGCGCCGAGTGA
- a CDS encoding amino acid ABC transporter ATP-binding protein gives METPILKIAGLHKSYGDNAVLKGIDLDVGKGELVFMIGPSGSGKSSLLRCCNRLEEPSAGTIHVDGEEITAPSAELNRIRQNIGMVFQHFNLYRHMSVLSNITLALRKVQKLARAEADRRGMEALDRVGLADKAKAYPDQLSGGQQQRVGIARSLALRPKVVLFDEPTSALDPELVGSVLAVMRELKRDGMTMMVVSHEMGFARAAADRVVFMDGGVIVEQGPPQDVFGAPRQPRTQAFLARMAEHAA, from the coding sequence ATGGAAACGCCGATCCTGAAAATCGCCGGGCTGCACAAGTCCTATGGCGACAACGCCGTCCTCAAGGGTATCGACCTGGACGTGGGCAAGGGCGAGCTGGTCTTCATGATCGGCCCGTCCGGCTCGGGCAAGAGCAGCCTGCTGCGCTGCTGCAACCGGCTCGAGGAGCCGTCCGCCGGCACCATCCACGTCGATGGCGAGGAAATCACCGCGCCTTCGGCCGAACTGAATCGCATCCGCCAGAACATCGGCATGGTGTTCCAGCACTTCAACCTGTACCGCCACATGTCCGTGCTGTCGAACATCACGCTGGCGCTGCGCAAGGTGCAGAAGCTGGCGCGCGCCGAGGCCGACCGCCGCGGCATGGAGGCGCTGGACCGCGTGGGACTGGCCGACAAGGCAAAGGCTTACCCCGACCAGTTATCCGGCGGCCAGCAGCAGCGCGTGGGTATTGCCCGTTCGCTCGCCCTGCGTCCGAAGGTGGTGCTGTTCGACGAGCCCACCAGCGCGCTCGACCCGGAGCTCGTGGGCAGCGTGCTGGCCGTGATGCGCGAACTCAAGCGCGACGGCATGACGATGATGGTGGTCAGCCATGAAATGGGGTTTGCCCGCGCGGCGGCCGACCGGGTCGTCTTCATGGACGGCGGCGTGATCGTCGAGCAAGGCCCGCCGCAGGACGTCTTTGGCGCCCCCCGTCAACCCCGCACGCAGGCCTTTCTGGCCCGCATGGCGGAACATGCCGCGTAA